The sequence below is a genomic window from Melospiza georgiana isolate bMelGeo1 chromosome 6, bMelGeo1.pri, whole genome shotgun sequence.
TAAGCATTTTCATTAATTGTTAAGATGACCTTGCTGATGAGAGGTAAAGACTCAAATTCTGTCCTTAACTGAATCAAAATGGAAACAGCACAGACATGAAAGCCCTCAAATTTATAGATATTTAACCCTCCATCTCTTTCAAAATCAAAACTTGAAACCAGATCAAACTTAATTCCTGacatttttagcattttttttcttttatttgtctAAAGAAAGCATCATGTGTGGCATACACTAGAGCTCATACAATTCGATATTTGACTGCTGGGAGCTGTAGGTACAGCAGGGATTCTCCACATCACTGAAATTATCTCTGAAACATACaggtaaaaaaatctgttatactaattttttttttaattaagccCACTGTGTCACTTCCTAAAGAGCACTGTACAAAGATCTTGTAACACACAGTGAAAATGTATAGGTATCCAGTTATTTGTAAATAATATATCATACACagtaattataatttttataattttaataggttaataattttaataggACTCTTTTAATTCTGTCATCCTTTTGTGTTGATACAGGCTACAACTTCCAGCAACATTACTCCATGCTCTCACTAAAAACAGATCAGTTATAACATATCCTTTTAAGaagtttgaaataaaatatgctaAGTATATTAAAAATGTGCCAGGTGTGTTACGCCCACTGCCAGATTCAATGCCAGTAAATTATCCTGTTTTGCAAGGCATTCCCTATTGCTATTCACTATGTGAATAAACTTCTAGCTTTCATTCATTCTAGGCTCTGGAGCCCAGTGATGGCAGCTCTGGGAAACAGCCTTTGGGCTGAGGGCTGTCCTCTTCATTTTTTGAATGTTCTCCACAAGGGATGGTTCATGGGATTGCTATCAGTATGCTCCAGGGCAAATGCCTCCTTCTGTGGGATGCTTCTGGGGAGTTGTTATCACTGGGCTCCAACTTTAACACCTCCAACCCACTGAAAATCTTTTATCtgtagctgttatcagcaggcTTCACAGTTAAAATACCATCACCCAAGAAGGCTGTTTACTGGAATGGCTTTTTTTTAAGTCTCCAGAGTGAAAACTATGCCCCAAGTCTGGAGGAGCAGCCATCAGTAGGATCCAAAGCATCATCTAAACAAAACTTATTTGATAGCTTTGCACTGATGAGGacacaaaggaaagaaagatgaaaaaaaatgaatgcagaTGATTCAGGCTAATGACACCAAGAACACAAGAACTGGAACTCATCAACTAATGCTGGCATTTCTAAATAATCCAACAAGAAATGTGATTAGCCAGCTACACTGATAATGTATTAGCTCCTGCCAGTCTTCTCAATATCTGCTTCACCTAAGGTAAGAGAACGAGCTCATATACAATTTTGTTAGTATATCAAAGACTGCAAGTGCTATGAAAACTGCTGGTTATACTGCATGAGTACTTGACCAGTGGGAGAAAATCCCATCTGTGTGTGCCTTTGAAGTTTAAGTGCCCTTCACTACACAAATCAGCTTGTGTTAAAGGATTCTTATGTCTTCTAAACTGGTTTGCCACTCCACTGTTTTACCTCACCCACAGCATCTCCATTCAAATCACAATTCATATGCTTCAGAATGTATTTCCTAACTGATGCTATATTAACCACAGCCCATGTAACACAGCAATGGAAGAAAAGCCATAAGGGTCTCAAACCATAAAAACCTGGAGACTGAAAAGCTTTAAGGGTCACTAAACAAAGCATGGGTAATGACTGGTATTACTGACAAAGAGTCAGGAAGtctggggaaggaaaaaccTAGCAGGAGAACTCATAGTGCAGGCACAGAGATTCAAACACTACTGGCAAAATCAGAATAATGAAACTTTGTCCAACCCTTCCAGGGAAACCTTGAAAGAATTCATATGTTCCTGAGGCATCAACATTGCTTTAGGAAAATCCTGTTGACCATGAACTCCCAAAATAACCTGGAGAAGTGGGCATTAAAGAGAGAAAACTGCTTGAAGACATCAGTAGCATCTGAGGAGTGATGCAGAAACTGGCAGCCCTCAAATGGAGAGGCCAGAACAACTGATATTATTGATAGCTTTGCTCTTTCCCTCCCCTGTAATAGTAAGCTCAGAGCACAGAGACCTCAGAAAAGTATCAAAAGGTACAAAGCACAAGCTGGGCATTGGGCACTATCAAATTCCCAGCTCATTTCAGGGGATCTCCCATCGTAAATGACTGCAGGTGGAGTAAGTGGCAGTTACAGCTAACTCACAACATTTGTTCACCCCCAAAGAAGGGCATTCTTACATTATTGCTAAATAAGATTAGAAGCTCAATTATAGAGCCTGGACAGAAGCTAAGCCACATCAGCTGCTTTCTCACTCCTTTCCTGCCAGACCAGCAGTTAATGAAAAGGCCAAAGCAAAAGAGGGGAGAAGTTTGAGAAAAAAACTTGTTTAATTCTTCTGGTTCTTGGGGAggctgtttttttcccctctggctaAGAGGTGTTGTCAAAAGGATTCTGCCCTAGAGTCTCAACTCTACGGGGTGAGAATTAGAGTGGGCAGCTCTCAAAGACACTTTGAGGCAAAAGCCTCTGTCAGTTCTCCCAGCCCTACAGCAAGCAGTTCAGGCAGAGACAACCCATTAGACAAATGCTCTTGCTCAGGCACCACTGGACCAgaaagggcagtgctgggtctCTGGGAACATGGGGACAAAAGCAGCTCCGTGTGAGAACAAACTGGGGCTGCCCCACACCAGACTGAGCCAGTCCCATGGCAGGcccatgcccagccccagaagagctctgcaggcaatacggcagcactgcagcatgaACAGGTCTCAACATCACAGTGGGCTTTGCTCATCACTGGGAGAGAATGGCCCTTTGGGATGTCACCTGGTGATGGAGGTCAATGTTGATGGATCCACCTAGCAATGGATTATGATGTCACCCAGGGGCTGGTGTCCCTCCCTGCACATCACCCAGTCAGCCCCACACTCCAGCTGACCAAGTTCGCGTGCAGACGCGCCGGAGGCTACCACCCAGCCAGGCCAGCGCTGCGCTTCTccactgctgctggcctggcaaACAATCATTGCttgagggcacagcagggagttCTTGCTGCATCTTTGCTTCTAACTTGCTGCTTCTCTCTattcctccttctcttccatCTGCTATTCCTTGTTGCTCTTCACTTTCCTTCACCTTCTCTCGTGATGCTAGTTTGCTTTCTTCCTGCTCTGGGCTACAGGAAAGCTTTGTACCAGTGCTGTGTCAGAGAAGCCCTTTGGTAGCTCTCCAGTTTTTCCTGTAGTTTCTCTGGCCACCAGCATGGAGGGACCCTGGGTAGGCAACTGGCGACCTCATCCCCGACGGGGCCCAATCCTTGCAGAATTCAGCACCCCAGGTCCCAAGTACTGGCTCCCTGGGACAACAGGTAAACCACCTATCAGGGGACATGATAGCACAGCACAGTGCTTGCTACCACTTGGGAACCTCCTTTCACCACACAGTTGCAGGCACAGGTCCTTTCACAGGCTTTTCTTGCCAGGTCATATGGCTCATGATCCCACCAAAGACAGAGCCCCTGCATTCTCATTTCGAGGGACCAAAGCTCCCTCCACAGACACCTGCTCACCAGGTCCTCGGTACTTCATTGAATCATCCATCACCAAGACTGGGAAGCAGATGGCTCCATCAGCACTTGTGACAGCACGTCCCAAGATCAGGATTTTCGCCACCCCTGGACCCAGTGAGTAGCATTTCTGCAGCCATTCATCTAGGCCGGACAAGCAGGCCTTACTGTTGCCCTGTGCCAGGCGGGCACAAAGCCCACTGCTCATGCCCTGAATGGGCTTCAGAGAGTTCCAGATGGAAAACAAGCAAGACTGAGAACaccctccacctcctcctgacTTCTCCTCTGTGGCTTGCAGTTACGCTCCCAGTTTCACTTCTTTTCTTGTCTCCTTCTCTGTCCCAGGTGACTACCGCACGGATCGTGCCAACAGACTCATCTTCCATACTGCACCGTCCAATCTCATGGTGTTCCGGCCCAAGGACTTGAAAAGGTTCCGAACACCAGGTATGGAACTTGGGGGAAGCAGACACTCTTACAGCCTGCGTGTCCTCCAGGAAGTGTCTGCAGCTTCTTCAACAGGCCCAGCAAAAAGCCTGGGCAGCAAGACACAGTGTGTGCTCAACAAGCTTTTAGCTCTCCCACAGCACCAACTTCTCCCATCTCACAGAAGAACCGGCACCTCTGGTGTCAAACAGCCAAGGCACACCACATGCAACAAAAGCCAGAGGCACCGGGATGAGGGGCAGGATacccttcctgctcctcacagccagCTTGGCAGGCTGACTCTCTTCCACCCAGGCATTCCCACAGGACTGACCTACGCTGTCTTCCTATTCCATTTCCAGGTCCTGGCACCTAtaccttgcccaggattctgGGACCCAACACAGCATACACTCATGCTGAACCATGCTACTCCATGAAGGGGAAGAGTCAATACCAGAGCTGTTTTCAAGATGTGGCAAAGGTGAGCTGCGCTTCTGTTCtctaacagcagcagcagaagttcAGCTGCTCTGCTTAGAGCAGAAGCCCAAGAAGCCACAGAGCCTCTGGCTCTGCTATTACCAGTAACACCAGCAACTGAACCCCCCCATTTTTTCACACCAGCAGCTTTGGCACAGTACTGCTCACTGGCATTAATGGCAGTAATCTCCCCTCTGGGAAATCTACCTCTCTTCCCAAGGAGCCCTCAATTCCCAAGGCTCCAGGGCTCCCACACTGCTCCTCTGGCCAGCCACCTAAAGCAGCACAGTACTCATGGACACCCAGCAAGAATCCACACTGCTTGATGTACCCACCAACCTCATTGCTTCTCTTGCAGACGCCAGGTCCTGCAGCATTTGACAAGGTGGATCTGGATGTCTACAAAACCAAGGCTCCCAGGTTCTCAATGGGACTAAGAACCAAAGTTCCTGGAAAGGGAGCGTTTCCAGGTCCAGCAGACTACAACACCCTGGGAAAGGTAAGGCAGCCTGCCTACCATTATGTGTTTTGCTGCACAACCTTCACTTGAGGAAAACTGGAGAATGAGCCACCATCTTCAcctcttttcttccccttccaggTTGCACTGATCAAGGCCCGGGATCCTGCTTACACTTTTGGACTACGACATTCTCTCTACAAAGCTTCCATAATACCTGCAACACATGTTGATTAAAGACAGACACCTGAAGAGATCttttttctgttcctccttTGCAGCAGGGTGGGGTTAGGTGTGCGTTGGTGTAGACCACTGGCTTCACTGTCTCATGTCTATGCCTCAGTCAAAACATGGCAGGATGagggtgaggggagagcagtgcgGTAACAGCGTGAGCCATGCTGACACATCCAACACCACCATTTCACCTAACCAGAGCAAAACACTGTGAaagctttccagccctgccttgcACACTCTCACCCCATGGCCCATGCTGGCCTCAAGGACAAAGCCCATCTCAGTGTCCCCCTTTTCAGTGCACATAGGTGGCATCTGCCCAAGGTGTGCCCAGAAACACATATGCCCTGCATCCTCTCTTGACACAGGCAGGGGCGGGCTCATTTCCACAGGCAAGTCCCCAGAACACTGAGAGTTAAGGAGAAAGAACCATTATTCCCAGTCTGAAAATGGAATCACCATAGAATCCTGCAACAGCCCAGGTGGGAAGGGacattggaagggacctcatcCAGCCCTTGTGCAGAAGTGGCAGCCTGGAAGAGACTAGCCAGCGCCTAGCCAACTGCAAACTTGATTGTGGCCAGTGATGGGACTCTACTGTCCCCCCGGGGAGCCTGTTTCTCCTCTCTGGCTAAGTGGTGATGCCAAAAGGATACAAAATCCCCTGATCGCTGGGGAACAGGGTGGGAATTGTTGGAGTGGGCAGCTTTTTCAGGTGCTccaaggcaggagcctctctcAGCTCTGTGACCTGCACTTCAGTCTACTCAGCCTCTTACAATTACactgataaaataatttaataataaaaaaggcaaaagtgTTACTATGATTACAAGTAGAAAACCCTGAAGCATATGTTATATGAATGTTAGGAGTGCTGTTTTTAAAGTATTCAGTCAGAGAAACCTTATCAAGAAGTTACCAGGTATCATGTGCCTTGTTCAAGAAACTATGCTAATCGTCATGAACACCAGTTAGTGTGCTTGGAaaacccttcccttcccatcctAATTTGCCTATCAAGGATTCCAATCAGTAGATCTCAGTAGATATGGCCAATTATAGTCATAGGGTAGGAATATTATTGTAGTTATATAACTAGTGAAACCAATCATTGTAAAGGTTACACCTAAGAATGGGCAGATGATGTATACTATGTAAAAGAACTTATGTAAAAATGACACAGCAGAAAAAGCATATAAAATGGatgaattttgtttgcaaatCAGAACAAAATCGGAGGAGTAATCCCCCTTTTTGCTGGCACTGAAATACAGAAGTGTCTCCTTGTTCACAACAAATTGGTGTTGGATAAGTTTATTTCACACTGTTTGGTGAAAAAAACCCTGCGCACAGGCACCACTGTAATAGAAAGAGCTGGGCTGGATATCTGGGAACATGGGgataaaagcagctctgtgtgagaACAAACTGGGGCTGCCCCACACCAGACTGAGCCAGTTCCATGGCAGGcccatgcccagccccagaagagctctgcaggcaatacggcagcactgcagcatgaACAGGTCTCAACATCACAGTGGGCTTTGCTCATCACTGGGAGAGAATGGCCCTTTGGGATGTCACCTGGTGATGGAGGTCAATGTTGATGGATCCACCTAGCAATGGATTATGATGT
It includes:
- the LOC131085084 gene encoding outer dense fiber protein 3-like, with protein sequence MEGPWVGNWRPHPRRGPILAEFSTPGPKYWLPGTTGHMAHDPTKDRAPAFSFRGTKAPSTDTCSPGPRYFIESSITKTGKQMAPSALVTARPKIRIFATPGPSDYRTDRANRLIFHTAPSNLMVFRPKDLKRFRTPGPGTYTLPRILGPNTAYTHAEPCYSMKGKSQYQSCFQDVAKTPGPAAFDKVDLDVYKTKAPRFSMGLRTKVPGKGAFPGPADYNTLGKVALIKARDPAYTFGLRHSLYKASIIPATHVD